From a region of the Laspinema palackyanum D2c genome:
- a CDS encoding chlorophyll a/b-binding protein, translating into MNTTKGVVISESDKLNNFAIEPKMYVDDTPRTGFTPYAERLNGRLAMIGFVSLLAFEVLTKNGVI; encoded by the coding sequence ATGAACACCACAAAGGGAGTCGTGATCAGCGAAAGCGATAAACTCAACAACTTTGCGATCGAGCCGAAAATGTACGTTGATGACACCCCGCGCACAGGTTTTACCCCCTACGCAGAACGACTCAACGGAAGATTAGCAATGATTGGTTTTGTTTCATTACTCGCCTTTGAAGTCTTAACCAAAAATGGAGTAATCTAA
- a CDS encoding CHAT domain-containing tetratricopeptide repeat protein, with amino-acid sequence MSDRGDKTKNNPYQDRLPRAVLHLTLGLSLLICPGMAVAAPLLDPPETQSDFPENTTPDRLKEQADRAFSAGEQLFLEGTPEALTAAIAKLQEARSLYQQLGDQSLEAETLIGLAFVATASRNPQGALDYLKEALTLKQAVEDLSGVADVLFNLGRSYAELGTFTPALDAYNQAGDLYQKLELPSAEAFALLERGAVYDALGEYQQALDSYNEALPLWKEAGDLSAVAVTLNNIGKIYDDLGQYREALDYYNQALPLYRELDDPFGVALTLNNIGNVYEALGDKQTALDAYNEALPLWQAADDRRGEATTLNNMGFVYAKDGEYPQALEIYRQGLPLWETAGDRRGEASTLNNIGFVYASLGDHSKALEYYNQALPLRQSVGDRPKEALTRYRMAIALRHQGELDNALTEIETAIAIAEDLRTNVASQESRASFFAKVQDYYEFYIDLLMELHQQQPTAGFDAKALQASEQGRARSLLEILNEANADIRQGADPQLLDRERSIQQQLSALEERRIQLLSGPHTPEQADALAAEIDDILTQYRRVQTLLRVTSPRYAALTQPQPLTLTQIQQQVLDDDTILLEYSLGKERSYLWVVTKTSLTSYTLPPREEIEQSAKAFRNALTIPSLRIRRSIFTQTSAALSEKVLGPAADFLTDDKRLLIVSDGALQYIPFAALAVPNPPDDSESYLPLIVKHEVVSLPSASTMAVLRQEIAGRTPAPKTLAVLADPVFTPYDDRLQPTASDESVTLKIKSDTGTRASQVQFSRLPYTKLEAEEILALVPESERRKAFGFEASREAATNPELSQYRIVHFATHGLLNSVNPELSGLVFSLLNQEGEPLNGFLRLHEIFNLDLPAELIVLSACETGLGQEIRGEGLVGLTRGFMYAGAPRVLVSLWSVDDEATARLMVNFYQKMLQQGLTPAAALRSAQIELWEQQRWQAPFYWAAFTLQGEWQ; translated from the coding sequence ATGAGCGATCGAGGAGATAAAACCAAGAACAACCCATATCAGGACCGCCTCCCCCGGGCGGTCCTGCACCTCACCCTGGGATTAAGCCTCCTGATCTGCCCCGGAATGGCCGTTGCAGCCCCCCTCCTTGACCCTCCCGAGACCCAATCTGACTTTCCCGAGAACACCACCCCAGACCGATTAAAAGAACAAGCCGATCGCGCCTTTAGCGCAGGAGAGCAACTCTTCCTAGAAGGCACCCCCGAAGCCCTCACCGCTGCGATCGCTAAACTCCAAGAAGCCCGCAGCCTTTATCAACAACTCGGCGATCAATCCTTAGAAGCCGAAACCCTGATCGGACTCGCCTTCGTCGCCACAGCCTCCCGCAACCCCCAAGGAGCCCTCGACTACCTCAAAGAAGCCCTCACCCTCAAACAAGCCGTAGAAGACCTTTCCGGGGTCGCTGACGTTTTGTTTAACCTAGGCCGTAGTTATGCGGAACTGGGGACCTTTACCCCCGCCCTGGACGCTTATAATCAGGCGGGAGACCTGTATCAAAAACTCGAACTCCCCAGTGCAGAAGCCTTTGCCCTCCTAGAACGGGGGGCCGTTTATGATGCCCTCGGGGAATATCAACAAGCCCTTGATTCTTATAACGAAGCCCTCCCTCTGTGGAAAGAAGCCGGGGATCTCTCCGCAGTGGCCGTCACCCTCAATAATATTGGTAAAATCTACGACGACTTAGGACAATATCGAGAAGCCCTCGACTACTATAATCAAGCCCTTCCCCTCTATCGAGAACTCGATGACCCTTTTGGAGTTGCCCTTACCCTCAACAACATCGGCAACGTTTACGAAGCATTAGGAGACAAACAAACAGCCCTCGATGCTTATAACGAAGCCCTTCCCCTGTGGCAAGCAGCAGACGATCGCCGAGGTGAAGCCACCACCCTCAACAACATGGGCTTCGTCTATGCCAAAGACGGCGAGTATCCCCAAGCCTTAGAAATCTATCGCCAGGGATTACCCTTGTGGGAAACCGCAGGCGATCGCCGGGGAGAAGCCAGTACCCTCAACAACATCGGCTTCGTCTATGCCTCCCTCGGTGACCACTCTAAAGCCCTGGAATACTACAATCAAGCCCTACCCCTGCGCCAATCCGTCGGCGATCGGCCCAAAGAAGCCCTCACCCGCTACCGCATGGCGATCGCCCTGCGGCATCAAGGGGAACTTGACAACGCCCTCACCGAAATCGAAACCGCCATTGCGATCGCCGAGGACCTTCGCACCAACGTCGCCAGCCAGGAGTCCCGCGCCTCCTTCTTCGCCAAAGTCCAGGACTACTACGAATTCTACATCGACCTGCTCATGGAACTGCACCAACAGCAGCCCACCGCAGGCTTTGACGCCAAAGCCCTCCAAGCCAGCGAACAGGGCCGCGCCCGCAGTCTCCTAGAAATCCTCAACGAAGCCAACGCCGACATCCGCCAAGGGGCTGACCCCCAACTCCTCGATCGCGAACGTAGCATCCAACAACAACTCAGTGCCCTAGAAGAACGGCGCATCCAACTTCTCTCCGGACCCCATACCCCCGAACAAGCCGACGCCCTCGCCGCCGAAATTGACGACATCCTCACCCAATACCGGCGAGTCCAAACCCTGCTGCGCGTCACCAGTCCCCGCTACGCCGCCCTCACCCAACCCCAACCCCTCACCCTTACCCAAATCCAGCAACAAGTCCTCGATGACGATACCATCCTCCTGGAATATTCCCTCGGCAAAGAACGGAGTTACCTGTGGGTTGTCACCAAAACCAGCCTCACCAGCTACACCCTACCCCCCCGAGAGGAAATCGAACAATCCGCCAAAGCGTTTAGAAACGCCCTCACTATTCCCAGTCTACGAATCCGGCGATCGATTTTTACCCAAACCTCTGCCGCCCTCAGCGAGAAAGTCCTCGGACCCGCCGCCGACTTCCTCACCGATGACAAGCGCCTGCTGATAGTCAGTGATGGGGCCTTGCAATACATCCCCTTCGCCGCCCTCGCCGTCCCCAATCCCCCAGACGACAGCGAGAGTTATCTACCCTTAATCGTCAAACATGAAGTCGTTAGCTTGCCTTCTGCCTCTACAATGGCCGTCTTGCGTCAAGAAATTGCCGGACGCACCCCTGCCCCCAAAACCCTAGCGGTCCTCGCCGATCCGGTGTTTACCCCCTACGACGATCGCCTCCAACCCACTGCATCCGATGAGTCTGTCACCCTCAAGATTAAATCTGACACCGGAACTCGCGCCTCGCAAGTCCAATTTAGCCGTCTTCCCTATACCAAACTTGAAGCGGAGGAAATTCTCGCCTTGGTTCCCGAATCCGAACGCAGAAAAGCTTTCGGGTTTGAAGCTAGTCGAGAAGCAGCTACCAATCCTGAATTGAGTCAATATCGGATTGTCCATTTTGCCACCCACGGATTGCTCAATAGTGTGAATCCGGAGTTATCGGGGTTAGTGTTTTCCTTGTTAAATCAAGAGGGGGAACCGTTAAATGGGTTTTTGCGCCTCCATGAAATTTTTAACCTGGACTTACCTGCGGAATTAATCGTGTTGAGTGCCTGTGAAACTGGGTTAGGTCAGGAAATCCGAGGGGAGGGCTTGGTGGGGCTCACCCGGGGGTTTATGTATGCCGGTGCACCTCGGGTTCTCGTTAGTCTGTGGAGTGTGGATGATGAAGCTACTGCAAGGCTGATGGTGAATTTTTACCAGAAAATGCTCCAACAAGGGTTAACTCCAGCGGCTGCCCTGCGATCGGCCCAAATCGAACTTTGGGAACAACAACGGTGGCAGGCTCCTTTTTACTGGGCGGCCTTTACCTTACAAGGCGAGTGGCAGTAA
- the cutA gene encoding divalent-cation tolerance protein CutA — protein sequence MINPMDKPEYGIVWVTAPRRTEAEAIAEALVESGLAACVSLTPIHSVYTWRDKLNKEEEWQLTIKTDLRQFARLESTVKSLHSYEVPEIIAVPIIAGHTPYLNWISESVVGD from the coding sequence ATGATAAACCCTATGGATAAACCGGAATATGGCATCGTCTGGGTCACTGCCCCCAGGCGCACCGAAGCCGAGGCGATCGCAGAAGCCCTAGTAGAATCAGGTCTAGCCGCCTGTGTGAGCCTGACCCCTATCCACTCTGTTTATACCTGGAGAGATAAACTTAATAAAGAAGAAGAATGGCAACTCACAATTAAAACTGATTTGCGTCAATTTGCCCGATTAGAATCAACGGTAAAGTCCTTACATTCTTATGAAGTTCCTGAAATAATTGCCGTCCCAATTATTGCAGGTCATACGCCTTACTTAAACTGGATTAGCGAGTCAGTTGTGGGAGATTGA
- a CDS encoding response regulator transcription factor — translation MPLILIVDDAQFTRRVICKSLQKQGYLTKEASNGREAIGLLDEEVPDCILLDLLMPEFDGWDVLTFLKENDYNIPVIVITADIQETSRQHCFDLGAKAVINKPPKPDELNNTLKKILGFTEENAR, via the coding sequence ATGCCGTTAATTTTGATTGTAGATGATGCACAATTTACCCGTCGGGTTATCTGTAAGTCCTTACAGAAACAGGGATATCTTACCAAAGAAGCCTCGAATGGGCGGGAGGCGATCGGGCTGTTAGATGAAGAAGTTCCGGATTGCATTTTATTAGATTTATTGATGCCGGAATTTGATGGATGGGATGTTTTAACCTTTTTAAAGGAAAACGACTACAATATTCCCGTGATTGTGATTACAGCGGATATTCAAGAAACTTCTCGTCAACATTGTTTTGACTTGGGAGCCAAGGCTGTAATTAATAAACCCCCTAAACCGGATGAATTGAATAATACCCTGAAAAAAATATTGGGTTTTACAGAGGAGAATGCTCGATGA
- a CDS encoding LysR family transcriptional regulator, producing the protein MKQSTLHQLRVFEAVARHKSFTRAAEELFLTQPSVSMQVKQLAKSVGMPLFEQVGKRLYLTEAGEELLGACRDIFDRLSQFEMTVADLQGLKQGQLKLSVITTAKYVIPRLLGPFCQRYPGIDVSLKVTNHEGLQERLNDNLDDLYILSQPPATPDVLCHEFLDNPLVVLAPMNHPLAFEKDIPIERLNGEPFIMREPGSGTRQAVQKMFEDRGVAVKVRLDLGSNEAIKQAIAGGLGISVLSRHVLTLDGWQNQLTILDVEGFPIPRQWYAIYPSGKQLSVVARTFFDYLLSEGKQAIESSTRLHQQPE; encoded by the coding sequence TTGAAGCAGTCAACCCTACACCAGCTAAGAGTCTTTGAAGCCGTAGCTCGACATAAGAGCTTTACTCGTGCTGCTGAAGAACTCTTTTTAACGCAACCCTCGGTTTCGATGCAAGTGAAACAGTTGGCCAAGTCCGTGGGAATGCCATTGTTTGAACAAGTCGGGAAACGGCTGTATTTGACCGAAGCCGGGGAAGAGTTGTTAGGGGCTTGTCGAGACATTTTCGATCGCCTCTCCCAATTTGAAATGACGGTGGCCGATCTACAAGGTCTCAAGCAGGGACAATTAAAACTGAGCGTGATCACCACGGCCAAATATGTGATTCCCCGCTTACTCGGGCCCTTTTGTCAACGCTATCCGGGAATTGACGTCTCTCTCAAGGTGACGAACCATGAAGGATTGCAGGAACGGCTCAATGACAATCTTGATGATCTGTATATCTTAAGCCAGCCTCCGGCGACTCCGGATGTCTTGTGTCATGAGTTTTTGGACAATCCTTTGGTGGTGTTAGCACCGATGAATCATCCCTTGGCATTCGAGAAAGATATCCCCATTGAACGGTTGAATGGGGAACCCTTTATCATGCGCGAACCGGGTTCGGGAACCCGACAAGCGGTGCAAAAAATGTTTGAAGATCGGGGGGTGGCGGTGAAGGTGCGCCTGGATTTGGGGAGTAATGAAGCCATTAAACAGGCGATCGCCGGAGGATTGGGAATTTCCGTGCTGTCTCGTCATGTTTTGACCCTGGATGGTTGGCAAAATCAACTGACGATTCTCGATGTGGAGGGTTTTCCTATTCCCCGACAGTGGTATGCCATTTATCCCAGTGGCAAACAACTGTCCGTGGTGGCGCGGACCTTTTTTGACTATCTCCTGAGTGAAGGGAAGCAGGCGATCGAGAGTTCGACAAGATTACACCAACAGCCGGAATGA
- a CDS encoding diguanylate cyclase produces MNEIQQVEEKFGILDRVPVGACVLRKDFIVLFWNSCLEDWTKIPKHEIVGKNLGDRFPHLTQPKYHHRLQQVFEGGPPTIFSSQLHKHLIPAPLPDGELRIQHTTVTGVKSFDDQGFYALLAIEDVTDLTRRLQDYRSMRDRALEEIEERKQAQEALHQKTLELEVRQRELILLSDMSDLLQACLTVKEAYSAIAQSCKLLFPNIPGAVFIINSLNNLLDVVASWGITFSSQKVFAPNECWALRRGRVHFVGNMQNGLICQHLHQNLLPAEYCCVPMMAQGKALGVLYLCAPDKGPLSNTTQLLAITVAEHIALALANLKLRETLHNQSIRDPLTGLYNRRYLEESLEREVYQAELKGYPLSLIMIDVDHFKEFNDTFGHEAGNQVLRQLGEFFQKNIRPTDIPCRYGGEEFTLILPEAPLSVTQERAQQIRNKIKLLKVEYAGQSLGCITLSLGVASFPEHGKTGLAVLRCADVALYQAKAAGRDRVVIAS; encoded by the coding sequence ATGAATGAAATCCAACAGGTTGAGGAGAAATTTGGGATTCTTGACCGAGTTCCCGTCGGTGCTTGCGTCCTGCGGAAAGATTTTATTGTCCTGTTTTGGAATAGTTGCCTGGAGGATTGGACAAAAATTCCGAAACATGAAATTGTGGGGAAGAATTTGGGCGATCGCTTCCCTCATTTAACCCAACCCAAGTATCACCACCGTCTTCAACAAGTCTTTGAGGGGGGCCCTCCGACTATTTTTTCCTCCCAACTGCATAAACACCTGATTCCGGCCCCCCTTCCCGATGGGGAATTGCGGATCCAACATACCACGGTAACTGGGGTGAAATCCTTTGATGATCAGGGATTTTACGCCCTGTTAGCCATCGAAGATGTCACGGACCTCACTCGCCGCCTTCAGGATTATCGGTCCATGCGCGATCGCGCCCTGGAAGAAATTGAGGAACGCAAACAAGCCCAGGAAGCATTACATCAAAAAACCCTAGAACTGGAAGTCCGTCAGCGAGAATTAATCTTGCTCAGTGATATGAGCGATTTGCTCCAAGCTTGCCTGACGGTTAAAGAAGCCTACAGTGCGATCGCCCAATCCTGTAAACTACTCTTTCCCAACATTCCCGGTGCAGTTTTTATTATTAACTCCCTCAATAATTTGCTCGATGTCGTTGCCAGTTGGGGAATTACCTTTAGCAGTCAGAAAGTATTTGCCCCCAATGAATGTTGGGCATTGCGACGAGGACGGGTCCATTTTGTCGGGAATATGCAAAATGGATTAATTTGCCAGCACCTCCATCAAAATCTCTTACCTGCTGAATATTGCTGCGTCCCTATGATGGCTCAGGGAAAAGCCCTAGGGGTACTTTATTTATGCGCCCCAGATAAAGGACCCTTATCCAATACAACCCAACTGTTAGCCATCACAGTTGCCGAACATATTGCCCTAGCCTTAGCCAATTTAAAATTGCGCGAAACCCTCCATAACCAAAGCATCCGTGACCCCCTAACTGGCTTATACAATCGCCGCTATTTAGAAGAATCTCTGGAACGGGAAGTCTATCAAGCTGAACTCAAGGGATATCCCCTCTCCCTGATCATGATTGATGTCGATCATTTCAAAGAATTTAACGATACCTTCGGGCACGAAGCGGGGAATCAAGTCTTACGACAATTGGGAGAGTTTTTCCAAAAAAATATCCGCCCCACGGATATCCCCTGTCGCTATGGAGGGGAAGAATTTACCCTCATTTTACCGGAAGCGCCTTTAAGCGTCACTCAAGAGCGCGCCCAACAAATCCGAAACAAGATAAAATTATTAAAAGTCGAATATGCAGGCCAATCCCTCGGCTGCATCACCCTCTCTTTAGGGGTTGCCAGCTTTCCCGAGCATGGTAAAACCGGGTTAGCTGTCCTCCGGTGTGCCGATGTCGCCCTCTATCAAGCCAAAGCAGCCGGTCGCGATCGCGTCGTCATCGCCTCTTAA
- a CDS encoding glyoxalase-like domain protein, with protein sequence MALTVSVPPILSSLLPSLPLDSLFSTQGIMVMLLAAYGVAMWMFLTSAPKVYTIMVSDLETARQLYEGLLELPAAEVPLHYYYNYEQTLGGTGIDPLYMSSPMGSTATQTIAGPDGLWYQLQKNTQLHVISGASLGSKNRQRHVGFDHDCLEQLLLRVQMSGVKYKIRREKPLNFLVKDRQGRVIEMTEVSN encoded by the coding sequence ATGGCTCTAACTGTTAGCGTTCCTCCGATATTAAGCTCGTTGCTGCCATCCCTGCCTCTGGATAGCCTCTTTTCTACCCAGGGGATTATGGTGATGCTACTCGCTGCTTATGGCGTGGCGATGTGGATGTTCCTCACCAGCGCCCCGAAAGTTTACACCATTATGGTTTCAGATTTGGAGACTGCCCGACAGCTTTATGAAGGGCTGCTGGAATTGCCTGCGGCGGAAGTCCCCTTACATTACTACTATAACTACGAGCAAACCCTGGGCGGCACGGGTATTGACCCCCTTTATATGTCCTCCCCAATGGGGTCAACGGCGACTCAAACCATTGCTGGACCCGATGGACTCTGGTATCAATTACAGAAAAATACTCAATTGCACGTTATTTCTGGGGCGAGTTTAGGCAGCAAGAACCGACAACGCCATGTTGGGTTTGACCATGACTGCCTCGAACAGTTGCTATTGCGGGTGCAGATGAGCGGAGTTAAGTACAAAATCCGGCGAGAAAAGCCTTTAAATTTCTTGGTTAAAGACCGCCAAGGACGAGTGATTGAGATGACTGAGGTCTCGAATTAA
- a CDS encoding sigma-70 family RNA polymerase sigma factor yields the protein MQPPVFSECQHPLVQSLFQRSDRELLTLFQRHPDEGKYFTAIFGRYSSIVYTLIQHQAKSPVQGDYLFAMTWRHIYHELRGLDLRFEEGASTPFTLQTWLINMTAWCIEHAELPPVESIHYSLQTSPPPLWCYVEQALDLLSPLLRITVLMAQTFHWSETRISAYLQAEGETIAPGEVKALLEEGYQRLESALPRDIRTIYLEAFPPHSNSAPALQNAT from the coding sequence ATGCAACCGCCTGTTTTTTCTGAATGTCAGCACCCCCTGGTGCAGTCTTTGTTTCAAAGAAGCGATCGCGAACTGCTGACCCTATTTCAGCGCCACCCCGATGAAGGCAAATACTTCACCGCCATTTTTGGGCGCTATAGTTCCATCGTCTATACCCTCATTCAACATCAAGCCAAATCCCCCGTTCAAGGCGACTATCTCTTTGCCATGACTTGGCGGCATATTTATCACGAACTCCGGGGACTCGATTTACGCTTTGAGGAAGGCGCTTCCACTCCCTTTACCTTGCAAACTTGGCTGATTAATATGACCGCTTGGTGTATCGAACACGCGGAATTACCCCCGGTCGAATCTATCCACTATTCCTTACAAACTTCCCCACCTCCGTTATGGTGTTATGTAGAACAAGCTTTAGATCTGCTCTCTCCCCTGTTGCGGATTACCGTCTTAATGGCCCAGACCTTTCATTGGAGTGAAACTCGCATATCGGCCTATCTACAAGCGGAAGGAGAAACGATCGCCCCAGGGGAGGTAAAGGCATTACTCGAAGAAGGGTATCAACGGTTAGAATCAGCCTTGCCCAGGGATATTAGAACCATTTATTTGGAGGCTTTTCCCCCTCATTCTAATTCCGCCCCCGCTTTGCAAAACGCCACCTAA
- a CDS encoding chemotaxis protein CheC yields the protein MNLTVDQLDTLQELVNIGVGRAASVLNEMIECHIRLQVPFIRVFSPGQMKQELENRLGVSLVSAVRLGFTGSFSGLAQLVFPTDSASKLVALLTNEEVGTPDLDAVKIGTLTEVGNIVINGVMGSMSNLLRQHLNYSLPMYLEDTVEHLLSSKQLEPNTTVLLAQARFTIEQLQIAGDIILIFKVGSFDALLQALERIEEGEEE from the coding sequence ATGAATTTAACCGTTGACCAACTGGATACCTTGCAGGAATTGGTCAATATTGGTGTTGGCAGAGCAGCCAGTGTCCTCAATGAAATGATTGAGTGTCACATCCGCTTGCAGGTTCCATTTATCCGTGTATTTTCCCCCGGACAAATGAAGCAGGAACTGGAAAATCGCCTGGGAGTTTCCCTAGTTTCAGCGGTACGCCTAGGCTTTACTGGCTCATTTAGTGGTCTGGCTCAGCTTGTTTTTCCCACAGATAGCGCCTCTAAATTAGTAGCCTTGTTGACCAATGAGGAAGTCGGAACTCCTGACCTCGATGCTGTCAAAATCGGGACCCTGACAGAAGTGGGCAATATTGTGATCAATGGGGTGATGGGTTCGATGAGCAATTTGCTCAGACAGCATCTCAATTATTCCCTGCCCATGTATTTGGAAGATACCGTCGAACACTTGTTGAGTTCTAAGCAATTAGAGCCTAACACCACCGTCTTATTAGCTCAGGCTCGGTTTACCATTGAACAACTCCAAATTGCTGGAGACATTATCTTGATTTTTAAGGTAGGTTCCTTTGATGCCTTACTACAAGCCCTAGAGAGGATAGAAGAGGGTGAGGAAGAATGA
- a CDS encoding DUF11 domain-containing protein — MKHQNSGVSNSPSKSRTVPKFWPLTATLLAGTVGTLFIKTGKFSPASAQDNPQCVVPGYLLQNEASYSYSSDGINQIEAISNPITDAVVGGGPITINPGGIRDGGNNRVSGAFAGALADELIKLGFTQEEATRAVIAVTVTLAQMPVDSSFRRVAIATRTAVFQAVPRKASVIARLQRQQAQETAIALTAELSKSILVSDGLTPAEAESVTQQLISTLVSAGDNAPIDETFRAAFQAMVAAVPPRETLLRDLAEDFIEEIRNIRNGVRSGIEQGDVLYFDFTLSNPTDSALRFQIPDANAVQQETTNGIVRGVSYSMIGSGSDVFLVRDCFPEPQEPGPIVITPAPNIDPLPQPQPPTESQPQPEPGPPPTITPAPDIQPLPTPTPTPPTPQPQPQPQPQPQPVTTPTDVIVPPGGGVQIIVEVEVGPVPPDGGGVTVNIPTPVETPEQPPTPQTVIITPTLPGTPRREGLGRITGCAGELLPDYTGFRVGLYQPNQADPTGGIQGVVPLTPTDIRGGLSPNLENANPFFLTNGEEGTYNFLLDVTRGQLDPGVQYIFLVSPPSGSNYAERRIRLDIGANNNGIVSYTATALDGRPLNVVTNSTVAEGTIDIRDRQQVGLSLGTFDLTTSLCEAQEIQIEKTGDRIAAEPGDTVIYRLAIRNLANTPVTGIIAADFLPLGFQFREDSVRAEISGQRIGITSTHDGRSITFDASNVTIPPTEVLNIAYAARITPDALRGNGRNSAFANGQRVDTGIQVQDGPAIHSLRIAPGILSDCGTLIGRVFEDFNGDGEQQPDEPGIPNAVIFLDDGNRIITDEQGLYSVSNVLGGYRTATLDLSSVPGYTLAPNEFVSERNSLSRLVRLEPGGMARVNFAVTPAAEENPASTVGQEGG, encoded by the coding sequence ATGAAGCATCAAAACTCTGGAGTAAGCAACTCCCCATCCAAATCGAGGACTGTTCCGAAGTTCTGGCCACTCACTGCCACCCTCCTCGCCGGAACCGTGGGAACGCTGTTTATTAAAACGGGCAAATTTTCCCCAGCCTCTGCTCAGGATAACCCCCAATGTGTGGTTCCTGGGTACTTGCTGCAAAATGAAGCATCCTACAGTTACAGCAGCGATGGCATTAATCAGATTGAAGCGATTTCCAACCCCATTACAGATGCGGTCGTGGGGGGAGGACCCATCACCATCAATCCCGGTGGCATTCGGGATGGGGGAAATAATCGCGTTTCTGGTGCTTTTGCCGGTGCATTAGCGGATGAGTTAATCAAATTGGGATTTACTCAAGAAGAAGCAACTCGGGCGGTGATTGCTGTCACGGTTACCTTGGCGCAGATGCCGGTTGATTCGAGTTTCCGCCGAGTGGCGATCGCCACTCGGACGGCGGTCTTCCAAGCAGTTCCTCGCAAAGCATCTGTGATCGCCCGACTACAACGCCAACAAGCACAAGAAACGGCGATCGCCCTAACTGCTGAACTCTCCAAATCCATCCTCGTCAGTGATGGACTCACCCCCGCCGAAGCAGAAAGCGTCACCCAACAACTCATCTCTACCCTTGTCTCTGCTGGCGATAATGCACCCATTGACGAGACCTTCCGCGCCGCATTTCAGGCGATGGTTGCTGCCGTCCCCCCTCGCGAAACCCTCCTCCGGGACCTTGCCGAAGACTTTATCGAAGAAATTCGCAACATCCGCAACGGCGTTCGCAGTGGCATCGAACAAGGGGATGTACTCTATTTTGATTTCACCCTCAGCAACCCCACCGATAGCGCCCTGCGTTTCCAAATTCCAGATGCCAACGCCGTTCAACAAGAAACCACCAACGGCATTGTCCGTGGGGTTAGTTATTCCATGATTGGCAGTGGTAGCGATGTCTTCCTCGTTCGCGATTGCTTCCCGGAACCTCAAGAACCCGGACCTATCGTGATTACTCCGGCACCGAATATCGATCCTTTACCGCAACCGCAACCGCCAACGGAATCGCAACCGCAACCTGAACCCGGACCTCCACCCACGATTACTCCGGCACCAGATATCCAACCCCTACCCACTCCCACTCCAACTCCTCCCACTCCGCAACCGCAACCGCAACCGCAACCGCAACCGCAACCCGTCACCACCCCAACCGATGTGATTGTGCCACCCGGTGGCGGTGTCCAGATTATCGTTGAGGTAGAAGTTGGACCCGTTCCCCCCGATGGCGGTGGGGTAACGGTCAATATTCCCACCCCTGTAGAAACTCCCGAACAACCTCCCACGCCACAAACGGTCATTATCACCCCCACCCTGCCTGGTACTCCCCGCCGGGAAGGACTCGGACGGATTACCGGATGTGCCGGAGAACTCTTACCGGACTACACCGGATTTAGAGTTGGACTCTACCAACCCAACCAGGCAGACCCCACCGGAGGGATTCAAGGGGTTGTCCCTCTGACTCCTACAGACATCCGAGGGGGACTCTCCCCTAACCTCGAAAATGCTAACCCCTTCTTTCTGACCAATGGGGAAGAAGGTACTTACAATTTCCTCCTGGATGTCACCCGAGGTCAACTTGACCCCGGAGTGCAATACATTTTCTTAGTCTCTCCCCCATCGGGGAGTAACTACGCGGAACGTCGCATCCGCCTTGATATCGGTGCCAACAACAATGGCATCGTTTCCTATACCGCCACTGCCCTCGATGGACGTCCGCTGAATGTGGTCACCAACAGCACGGTTGCTGAAGGAACTATTGATATTCGCGATCGCCAACAAGTCGGATTAAGTTTAGGCACTTTCGACTTAACCACCAGTCTGTGCGAAGCGCAGGAAATCCAAATCGAGAAAACCGGCGATCGCATCGCTGCCGAACCCGGCGATACCGTCATCTACCGTCTCGCCATCCGTAACCTTGCCAATACTCCCGTTACCGGCATCATCGCCGCTGACTTCCTCCCCCTCGGATTCCAATTCCGCGAGGATTCCGTCCGCGCCGAAATCTCCGGTCAGCGCATTGGCATCACCTCTACTCATGATGGCCGTTCTATCACCTTCGATGCATCTAACGTCACCATTCCTCCCACGGAAGTCCTCAATATTGCTTACGCCGCACGCATCACCCCCGATGCCTTGCGCGGCAATGGTCGGAACTCCGCCTTTGCCAATGGTCAGCGTGTCGATACCGGCATCCAGGTTCAAGATGGTCCAGCAATTCACTCCCTGCGCATCGCACCGGGAATTCTCTCCGACTGCGGCACCTTAATTGGTCGAGTGTTCGAGGACTTCAACGGCGATGGCGAACAACAACCCGATGAACCCGGTATCCCCAATGCGGTGATTTTCCTCGATGACGGCAACCGCATCATCACCGATGAACAAGGGTTGTACTCCGTCTCTAATGTCCTGGGTGGATATCGCACCGCGACATTAGACCTCTCTAGCGTTCCTGGATACACCCTCGCACCCAACGAGTTTGTCAGTGAACGCAATAGTCTATCCCGCCTCGTGCGCCTCGAACCCGGGGGTATGGCACGGGTGAACTTTGCTGTAACCCCCGCTGCGGAGGAAAATCCTGCCTCCACCGTCGGTCAAGAAGGAGGTTAA